CCGAGGCCATAGTAGATGCCGGCCGCGCCGCCCTTGGCGTAGAGCCGGGCCGCGCCGCGGACCTGCTCGGGGTCGAGGCCGGTGAACTGCTGCTGGTTCTCCGGGGAGTGGCGCTCCTCGGCGATGAACCGGGCCCAGGACTCGAACTCGGCGAGGTCGCAGCGCTCGCGGACATAGGCCTCGTCAATCAGCCCCTCGGTGACGATCACGTGCGCCAGCGAGTTGATGAAGGCGACGTTGGAGCCGGGCTTCAACGGCAGATGGTAATCGGCCTTGATGTGGGCCGACTTCACCAGGTCGATCTTGCGCGGATCGGCGACGATCAGTTTGGCGCCCTGGCGCAGGCGCTTCTTCATGCGCGAGCCGAAGACCGGATGGCCGTCAGTCGGGTTCGCGCCGATCACTAGGATCACGTCGGAATGCTCGACCGACTTGAAGTCCTGGGTGCCGGCCGAGGTGCCGAGCGTCGACATCAGGCCGTAGCCGGTCGGCGAGTGGCAGACCCGGGCGCAGGTATCGACGTTGTTGTTGCCGAAGGCGGCGCGCACGAGCTTCTGGACGAGGTAGGCCTCCTCGTTGGTGCAGCGCGACGACGTGATGCCGCCGACCGAATCCTTGCCGTACTTGGCCTGGATCCGCTTGAACTCGGAGGCCGCGCGGTCGATCGCCTCCTCCCATGAGACCTCGCGCCACGGATCCGTGATCTTCTCGCGGATCATCGGCTTGGTGATGCGGTCCTTGTGGGTGGCGTAGCCGTAGGCGAAGCGGCCCTTCACGCAGCTATGGCCCTCGTTGGCCTTGCCGCCCTTGTACGGAACCATGCGGACGACGCGCTCGCCCTGCATCTCGGCCTTGAACGAGCAGCCGACGCCGCAATACGCGCAGGTCGTGACCTCCGCGTGCTCGGGCTGGCCGTACTCGTGGATCGACTTCTCCTGCAGCGTCGCGGTCGGGCAGGCCTGCACGCAGGCGCCGCAGGACACGCACTCGGACTCGAAGAAATTGGTCGGGCCGGCCGCCACACGGCTGTCGAAGCCGCGGCCCGCGATGGTCAGCGCGAAGGTGCCCTGCACCTCCTCGCAGGCGCGGACGCAGCGGTTGCAGACGATGCACTTCGACGGGTCGTAGGTGAAGTACGGGTTCGACTCGTCCTTCGGCAGGTACTTTTCCGAGCTCGGCCGGACGTGGTTGTCGCCCTCGTAGCCGTAGCGCACGTCGCGCAGGCCGACGACGCCCGCCTGGGTCTGCAGCTCGCAGTCGCCGTTCGCCGCGCAGGTCAGGCAGTCGAGAGGGTGGTCGGAGATGTAGAGCTCCATCACGCCCTTGCGGAGCTTGGCGAGCTTCTCGTTCTGCGTGTGCACCACCATGCCGTTCTCGGCCGGGGTCGTGCAGGAGGCCGGGGTGCCGCGGCGGCCCTCGATCTCCACGAGGCACAGGCGGCAGGAGCCGAACGGCTCCAGGCTGTCGGTGGCGCAGAGCTTCGGGATCTGCGTCCCGGCATGCATCGCCGCCGCCATCACCGAGGTGCCGGCCGGCACCGTCACCGACATGCCGTCGATCGTCAGGGTGACGGTCTGCTCCGCAACCCGGATCGGCGTGCCGTAGTCGATCTCCTTGATCAGGCCCATCGACGTCTCCTCACTCGGCCGCGGCCGGCAGATCGCCGGCGCGCCTGAAATCCTCGGGGAAATGGGTGATCGCGCTCATGACCGGCATCGGGGTGAGGCCGCCCATGGCGCAGAGCGACCCGTCGGTCATGATCTCGCAGAGGTCCTCGACCAGCTTCAGGTTGGCGTCCGGCCGGATGCCGGCGATCACCTTGTCCATGGTCTCGACGCCGCGGGTCGCGCCGATGCGGCACGGGGTGCACTTGCCGCACGACTCGGTGGCACAGAACTCGAAGGCGAAGCGGGCCTGGGCGGCCATGTCGACAGTGTCGTCGAACACCACGATGCCGCCGTGGCCGACGAGGCCCTTCTTGGCCGCCATCGCCTCGTAATCTAGGGGCGTGTCGAGGAGATGATCGGGGAAGTAGGCCCCGAGCGGCCCGCCGACCTGCACGGCCCGGACCGGCCGGCCCGAACGGGTGCCGCCGCCGAAATCCTCGATCACCTGCCGGAGGGTGATGCCGAAGGCCACCTCAATCAGGCCGCCGTGCTTGATGTTGCCGGCGAGCTGGATCGGCAGGGTGCCGAGCGACCGGCCCATGCCGTAATCGGCATAGGCCCTGGCGCCGTTCTCCAGGATCCACGGCACGGCCGTGAAGGTCATGACGTTGTTGACCAGCGTCGGCTTGCCGAGGAAGCCCTTGAGCGCCGGGATCGGCGGCTTGGCGCGGACGATGCCGCGCTTGCCTTCGAGGCTCTCCAGCAGCGAGGTCTCCTCACCGCAGATATAGGCGCCGGCGCCGAGGCGCACTTCCAGGTGGAAGCTCTTACCCGAGCCCAGGATGTTGTCGCCGAGCACGCCCGCCTTAACGCCGTTGGCGATCGCCTCCCTCAGGATGGCGAAGGCCTGCGGGTACTCGGAGCGCAGGTAGATGTAGCCGCGCGTGGCGCCGGTCGCGACGCCCGCGATGGTCATGCCCTCGATGAGGTTGAAGGGGTCGCCCTCCATCATCATCCGGTCCGCGAAGGTGCCGGAATCGCCCTCGTCGGCGTTGCAGACCACGTATTTCTGGTCCGCCTTGGCGAGCATCACGGTGTTCCACTTGATGCCGGCCGGGAAGCCGGCACCGCCCCGGCCGCGCAGGCCGGAATCGCGCACTGCCGCCACGACGCCCTCGGCATCGAGCTTCAGGGCGGCCTCAAGGCCGCGATAGCCGCCATGCGCCCGGTAATCGTCCACGGAAACCGGGTCGATCACGCCGCAGCGGTGGAAGGTCAGGCGCTGCTGCCGGGCGAGATAGGGGATCTTCTCCGGATCGCCGAGGCGCAGGGCGTGGTCGCCGCCGGTGGTCAGGCCGGCATCCAGCAGGGCGTCGACATCCTTGACCGTTACCGGCCCGTAGGCGACGCGCCCCTCAGGCGTGCCGACCTCGACCATCGGCTCCAGCCAGAACAGGCCACGGGAGCCGGTCCGGACGATGGTGACGTCCAGACCGCGGCGCTCTGCGCCCGCGAACAGGGCGCGGGCGACCTTGTTGGCGCCGAGACCGAGGGCGACTGCATCGCGCGGAACGTAGAGCGTGACGCTCACTGGCGCACCTCCGTCAGGGCAGCTTCGAGGGCGTCGGCGGTCAGGTGCGCGACCGGCTCACCATCGACCAGCGCGGCGGGACCGTTGGCGCAGAGGCCGAGGCAGTAGACCGGCTCGACCGTGGTGCTGCCGTCGGCGGTGGTCTCGTGCCAGCCGCAGCCAAGGCGGCCGAGGATCTCGCGGTGCAGCTTGTCGGAGCCCATGGCCTGGCAGGCTTCGGCCCGGCACAGCTTCACCTCGTGGCG
This window of the Methylobacterium tardum genome carries:
- the fdhF gene encoding formate dehydrogenase subunit alpha, whose product is MGLIKEIDYGTPIRVAEQTVTLTIDGMSVTVPAGTSVMAAAMHAGTQIPKLCATDSLEPFGSCRLCLVEIEGRRGTPASCTTPAENGMVVHTQNEKLAKLRKGVMELYISDHPLDCLTCAANGDCELQTQAGVVGLRDVRYGYEGDNHVRPSSEKYLPKDESNPYFTYDPSKCIVCNRCVRACEEVQGTFALTIAGRGFDSRVAAGPTNFFESECVSCGACVQACPTATLQEKSIHEYGQPEHAEVTTCAYCGVGCSFKAEMQGERVVRMVPYKGGKANEGHSCVKGRFAYGYATHKDRITKPMIREKITDPWREVSWEEAIDRAASEFKRIQAKYGKDSVGGITSSRCTNEEAYLVQKLVRAAFGNNNVDTCARVCHSPTGYGLMSTLGTSAGTQDFKSVEHSDVILVIGANPTDGHPVFGSRMKKRLRQGAKLIVADPRKIDLVKSAHIKADYHLPLKPGSNVAFINSLAHVIVTEGLIDEAYVRERCDLAEFESWARFIAEERHSPENQQQFTGLDPEQVRGAARLYAKGGAAGIYYGLGVTEHSQGSTMVMGMANIAMATGNIGKLGAGVNPLRGQNNVQGSCDMGSFPHELTGYRHVSDDATRESFEALWGAKLDNAPGLRITNMLDEAVEGSFKGMYIQGEDIAQSDPDTHHVTSGLKAMECIVVQDLFLNETAKYAHVFLPGASFLEKDGTFTNAERRISRVRKVMAPMGGYGDWEGTVLLSNALGYPMNYSHPSEIMDEIASLTPSFTGVSYAKLDELGSVQWPCNEKAPLGTPMMHVDRFVRGKGRFMITEFVATEERTGAKFPLILTTGRILSQYNVGAQTRRTENSRWHEEDVLEIHPFDAELRGIADGDLVALESRSGDIALKAKVSERMQPGVVYTTFHHAKTGANVITTDYSDWATNCPEYKVTAVQVRRTNRPSDWQAKFYEEDFSLTRIAQTLDAAE
- a CDS encoding formate dehydrogenase beta subunit; the encoded protein is MSVTLYVPRDAVALGLGANKVARALFAGAERRGLDVTIVRTGSRGLFWLEPMVEVGTPEGRVAYGPVTVKDVDALLDAGLTTGGDHALRLGDPEKIPYLARQQRLTFHRCGVIDPVSVDDYRAHGGYRGLEAALKLDAEGVVAAVRDSGLRGRGGAGFPAGIKWNTVMLAKADQKYVVCNADEGDSGTFADRMMMEGDPFNLIEGMTIAGVATGATRGYIYLRSEYPQAFAILREAIANGVKAGVLGDNILGSGKSFHLEVRLGAGAYICGEETSLLESLEGKRGIVRAKPPIPALKGFLGKPTLVNNVMTFTAVPWILENGARAYADYGMGRSLGTLPIQLAGNIKHGGLIEVAFGITLRQVIEDFGGGTRSGRPVRAVQVGGPLGAYFPDHLLDTPLDYEAMAAKKGLVGHGGIVVFDDTVDMAAQARFAFEFCATESCGKCTPCRIGATRGVETMDKVIAGIRPDANLKLVEDLCEIMTDGSLCAMGGLTPMPVMSAITHFPEDFRRAGDLPAAAE
- a CDS encoding formate dehydrogenase subunit gamma, with translation MARHEPWSAERATGIIAEHTHLEGATLPILHALQETFGYVDSGAVPLIADALNLSRAEVHGCITFYHDFRAHPAGRHEVKLCRAEACQAMGSDKLHREILGRLGCGWHETTADGSTTVEPVYCLGLCANGPAALVDGEPVAHLTADALEAALTEVRQ